In one Carettochelys insculpta isolate YL-2023 chromosome 6, ASM3395843v1, whole genome shotgun sequence genomic region, the following are encoded:
- the PTGR2 gene encoding prostaglandin reductase 2 isoform X1 → MQVIKVTAIESGSPAKVVMIIQRVVLNSRPGKNGVPVAENFRMETVTLPDKLTDGQVRARTLYLSVDPYMRCRMNEDTGSDYLLPWQLSEVADGGGIGIVEESKHANLSKGDIVTSFNWPWQTKIILDGRLLQKLDPQLVDGHLSYFLGAAGITGLTAFLGIKEKGHVTPGSNQTMVVSGAAGSCGSLAGQIGRLEGCSRVVGICGTDEKCSILVSEMGFDAAINYKKENVAEQLHEFCPAGVDVYFDNVGGDISDEVIKQMNHNSHIILCGQISQYNKDIAYPPPLSPSIEEIQKARNITRERFLVLNYMDKHEASILQLCHWIKEGKLKVKETVAKGLENVGEAFQSMMTGGNIGKQIVLISE, encoded by the exons GTAAAAATGGTGTGCCAGTGGCAGAAAACTTCCGAATGGAAACAGTCACTCTTCCAGATAAACTTACAGATGGACAGGTACGAGCTCGGACCCTCTACCTCTCAGTGGACCCTTACATG CGCTGCCGCATGAATGAAGACACAGGTTCTGATTACCTCCTGCCCTGGCAATTGTCTGAGGTGGCTGATGGTGGGGGCATCGGGATTGTGGAAGAGAGCAAACATGCTAACTTGTCGAAAGGAGATATTGTAACTTCGTTCAACTGGCCCTGGCAGACAAAAATCATTCTAGATGGAAGACTCCTCCAAAAG cttGATCCACAGCTTGTTGATGGACACCTCTCCTATTTTCTTGGTGCAGCTGGCATTACTGGGCTGACTGCCTTTCTAGGAATAAAAGAAAAGGGACATGTGACTCCAGGGTCCAATCAGACAATGGTTGTCAGTGGGGCTGCTGGTTCCTGTGGTTCTTTGGCTGGTCAG ATTGGCCGCCTGGAGGGCTGCTCCAGAGTGGTAGGAATCTGTGGTACAGATGAGAAGTGCTCCATTTTGGTCTCAGAAATGGGGTTTGATGCAGCTATCAATTACAAGAAAGAGAATGTGGCAGAGCAGCTGCATGAATTCTGCCCTGCTGGCGTGGATGTTTACTTTGACAATGTCGGTGGAGACATCAGTGATGAAGTTATAAAACAG ATGAACCACAACAGCCATATCATCCTATGTGGTCAGATTTCCCAATATAATAAAGACATTGCTTATCCTCCACCACTGTCTCCTTCAATAGAAGAAATACAGAAAGCAAGGAATATCACAAG GGAGAGGTTTCTGGTATTGAACTATATGGATAAACATGAAGCTAGTATTCTACAGCTCTGTCATTGGATTAAGGAAGGGAAACTGAAG GTCAAAGAAACTGTGGCAAAAGGCCTGGAAAACGTAGGGG AGGCTTTCCAGTCCATGATGACCGGAGGCAACATTGGAAAACAGATAGTGCTAATTTCCGAATAA
- the PTGR2 gene encoding prostaglandin reductase 2 isoform X2: MIIQRVVLNSRPGKNGVPVAENFRMETVTLPDKLTDGQVRARTLYLSVDPYMRCRMNEDTGSDYLLPWQLSEVADGGGIGIVEESKHANLSKGDIVTSFNWPWQTKIILDGRLLQKLDPQLVDGHLSYFLGAAGITGLTAFLGIKEKGHVTPGSNQTMVVSGAAGSCGSLAGQIGRLEGCSRVVGICGTDEKCSILVSEMGFDAAINYKKENVAEQLHEFCPAGVDVYFDNVGGDISDEVIKQMNHNSHIILCGQISQYNKDIAYPPPLSPSIEEIQKARNITRERFLVLNYMDKHEASILQLCHWIKEGKLKVKETVAKGLENVGEAFQSMMTGGNIGKQIVLISE, from the exons GTAAAAATGGTGTGCCAGTGGCAGAAAACTTCCGAATGGAAACAGTCACTCTTCCAGATAAACTTACAGATGGACAGGTACGAGCTCGGACCCTCTACCTCTCAGTGGACCCTTACATG CGCTGCCGCATGAATGAAGACACAGGTTCTGATTACCTCCTGCCCTGGCAATTGTCTGAGGTGGCTGATGGTGGGGGCATCGGGATTGTGGAAGAGAGCAAACATGCTAACTTGTCGAAAGGAGATATTGTAACTTCGTTCAACTGGCCCTGGCAGACAAAAATCATTCTAGATGGAAGACTCCTCCAAAAG cttGATCCACAGCTTGTTGATGGACACCTCTCCTATTTTCTTGGTGCAGCTGGCATTACTGGGCTGACTGCCTTTCTAGGAATAAAAGAAAAGGGACATGTGACTCCAGGGTCCAATCAGACAATGGTTGTCAGTGGGGCTGCTGGTTCCTGTGGTTCTTTGGCTGGTCAG ATTGGCCGCCTGGAGGGCTGCTCCAGAGTGGTAGGAATCTGTGGTACAGATGAGAAGTGCTCCATTTTGGTCTCAGAAATGGGGTTTGATGCAGCTATCAATTACAAGAAAGAGAATGTGGCAGAGCAGCTGCATGAATTCTGCCCTGCTGGCGTGGATGTTTACTTTGACAATGTCGGTGGAGACATCAGTGATGAAGTTATAAAACAG ATGAACCACAACAGCCATATCATCCTATGTGGTCAGATTTCCCAATATAATAAAGACATTGCTTATCCTCCACCACTGTCTCCTTCAATAGAAGAAATACAGAAAGCAAGGAATATCACAAG GGAGAGGTTTCTGGTATTGAACTATATGGATAAACATGAAGCTAGTATTCTACAGCTCTGTCATTGGATTAAGGAAGGGAAACTGAAG GTCAAAGAAACTGTGGCAAAAGGCCTGGAAAACGTAGGGG AGGCTTTCCAGTCCATGATGACCGGAGGCAACATTGGAAAACAGATAGTGCTAATTTCCGAATAA